From Panthera tigris isolate Pti1 chromosome D3, P.tigris_Pti1_mat1.1, whole genome shotgun sequence, one genomic window encodes:
- the CD3H18orf32 gene encoding UPF0729 protein C18orf32 homolog, producing the protein MVCIPCIVIPVLLWIYKKFLEPYIYPLLSPFVSRMWPSKALRESHDKNKGQVDCKGADMNGLPTKGPMEISDKKKD; encoded by the exons ATGGTGTGTATCCCTTGCATCGTCATTCCAGTTCTGCTCTGGATCTACAAGAAGTTCCTGGAGCCGTACATAtaccctctgctctccccctttGTTAGTCGCATGTGGCCTAGTAAAGCCCTCCGAGAATCCCACGACAAAAACAAAGGCCAAGTAGACTGCAAG ggtGCAGACATGAATGGGTTACCAACAAAAGGACCAATGGAAATCTCtgataaaaagaaagactaa
- the RPL17 gene encoding 60S ribosomal protein L17, whose protein sequence is MVRYSLDPENPTKSCKSRGSNLRVHFKNTRETAQAIKGMHIRKATKYLKDVTLQKQCVPFRRYNGGVGRCAQAKQWGWTQGRWPKKSAEFLLHMLKNAESNAELKGLDVDSLVIEHIQVNKAPKMRRRTYRAHGRINPYMSSPCHIEMILTEKEQIVPKPEEEVAQKKKISQKKLKKQKLMARE, encoded by the exons ATGGTTCGCTATTCACTTGACCCGGAAAACCCGACAAAAT catgCAAATCAAGAGGTTCAAATCTTCGTGTTCACTTTAAG AACACACGGGAAACTGCCCAGGCCATCAAGGGTATGCATATCCGAAAAGCCACCAAGTATCTGAAAGATGTCACTTTGCAGAAGCAATGTGTGCCATTCCGACGCTACAATGGTGGAGTTGGTAGGTGTGCCCAG GCCAAACAGTGGGGCTGGACACAGGGTCGGTGGCCCAAAAAGAGTGCCGAATTTTTACTGCACAtgcttaaaaatgcagagagTAATGCTGAACTTAAG GGTTTAGATGTAGATTCTCTGGTCATTGAGCACATCCAGGTGAACAAAGCCCCCAAAATGCGGCGTAGAACTTACAGGGCTCATGGTCGGATTAACCCATACATGAGCTCTCCCTGCCACATTGAGATGATCCTTACTGAAAAAGAGCAGATTGTTCCTAAACCAGAAGAGGAGGTTGCACagaagaaaaag atatcccagaagaaactgaagaaacaaaaacttatggCCCGGGAGTAA